TAAGTACCGCCAACCCTGCTGATGCGACCTACTGATCTTCTTTTAGCTTCTTATCTAGATTGATCTCAGCTGAAGCCTTATCCAGGTTTTCGCGGAAATTTTCGCGGAGATTATCTGCGGGATATTTCGCCTGGTCTTTAGTCATATCGCCTGTGTTGCCAGAATCAAATGCCTTTTGCTCACTTCCCGGAGGGTTGTCACCTAATAGATTTTTAGAAACAGGCCTGTCATCTCCTGCTGGTGCATATCCCTCTCCACCAGGAAGCTCCCTTTCGGTATAGTCATTTAGCTCTTCTTCGCCCGGCGAGGGCTCATCTATAACTTCCTCTTTATCGTCATAATCATCGTTTAACGGGTCGTTTTCTTCTTCAAGCCGTTGTACGAGATCCTCATCGTTTCGCTGCTCCTGTTCTTCAATACTCATGGAGTTAACATCATTCAGGTTCTGATCGTCCTGTCCGGGAAGTTCATTGTCCTCCATAGGAAAATTTTCTTTTTCAATCATAGGTTCGTTTTCAATTTGCAGATCTGCTGTAAAAACAGGCAGAACGATCAATTGTTCTTGAAATAGCCAATTGCCTGTGTATTTCCGCTTCCCGAACTACGAACCTCCAATAGCGACTGTATTTAATGTTTCAGTATCCGTTCTATACTGTTTAGTTCATCTTCGCTGAATGTTAAATTTTCAAGGCATTTCAAAGAATCGGTTACCTGCTGAGGTTTGCTCGCACCGATCAGCACAGACGTTACGCGCGGATCTTTAAGCACCCAGGCCAAAGCCATCTGCGCCAGACTCTGATCACGCTGCAATGCCAGCTCGTTCAGCTTATATATTTGCGTTAACCGTTTTTCGGAAAGATCGCTTTCTTTCAAGAAGACGCCTCTTGAAGCTCTTGATCCTGCCGGTATGCCATCCAGATATTTATTGGTAAGCATGCCCTGTGCCAATGGAGAAAAAGGAATGCAGCCCACTCCCTCCTCATCAAGTACGTTTAACAGACCACCTTCAATCCAACGCTCAAACATAGAATATTTAGGTTGATGGATCAGACAGGGTGTTCCAAGCTTTTTCAATACGGCAATGGCTTCCTTCGCTTTCTCTGCAGGATAGTTGGAAATTCCCGCATACAACGCCTTCCCAGATCTAACGATATAATCCAGTGCCTGCATCGTTTCCTCCAGGGGCGTTTCCGGATCAGGCCGATGATGATAGAAAATATCAACATATTCAAGTCCCATTCTTTTTAAGCTCTGATCAAGACTGGAGATAAGATACTTCCTCGATCCCCAGTCGCCATACGGCCCTTCCCACATGGTGTAGCCGGCTTTCGTAGAAATAATAAGCTCGTCGCGACAGGCACGAAAATCGTCCCGGAGGATCCTTCCGAAGTTTTCTTCAGCAGATCCAGGCGGCGGACCGTAATTGTTGGCAAGATCGAAATGAGTAACGCCGTTGTCGAATGCTGTGTGCAGAATACGGCGACTATTTTCAATTACATCAATATACCCGAAATTATGCCACAATCCCAGCGATAGTGCCGGTAACTTCAATCCACTATTGCCGCAGCGGCGGTATTTCATTAAATCGTATCGTGTTGAGGACGGTTGATAAGACATTGCGTGTTTTTTTTATAAAACTAAGAATCTTTTTTTTGCAAAACGGGTAATCTTATTTGGACTGATTATAAACAATAGCTATCTTTGTTATTATCATCAAAGAAAATGCAGGGGGAAATCCATTCACAGCTAATTGAAATTTACAGAACGGAGTGCGGCGCTGTTTTCCAGTGTAATAAAAACAACAGCTTTTTATTGGAATTTGGCGGAAGGAATTCAACTTTTAAAACAAGCAACTTTCTCGACTTCATAAGTCTGGTAAAAAAAATAAACCTTACAGAAATGGCCAAAAATCTATCACCCCATGCAGATATAGCTATCCTGATGCCCCATTATACTGAACGATGTTTTGTTCTTACAATGAAAGATGCAATTGACCTCAAAGCGTTGTTGGGTGGTGCCAAAGCGATGATCCAGCTAAACAGCATGGTGAAAGAATGCCTTCAACCCTACGTCTGCTAATATTTAGATTCAATCTTTATTACATTAAGGTGAATACTTTTCCAACAAATTCTTGTTAAATTTATTTTATAGTAAATAAAAAATGAATTTGTATGAAAGACCTTCTAAGATTACGAACTTCACTTTCTGAAGAAATTGAAGTTCTCTTAAACGAACAAATAAAGATGGAGGCCTATTCTTCGGCTGTATATCTTTCCATGTCTTCCTGGTGCAACCGTAATGGCTTTGATAACAGCGCAAGCTACCTCGAAAAACAGTCAGGCGAAGAGCGGGAACACATGCTCAAGATTTTCAGGTTTGTGAACGATATGGGCGGACGCGCCATATCGCCCGAAATAACTAATATTCCACAGGAATTTGAGTCGTTCAAA
The window above is part of the Arcticibacter tournemirensis genome. Proteins encoded here:
- a CDS encoding ferritin, producing the protein MKDLLRLRTSLSEEIEVLLNEQIKMEAYSSAVYLSMSSWCNRNGFDNSASYLEKQSGEEREHMLKIFRFVNDMGGRAISPEITNIPQEFESFKGVFEMALQQEINVTASFNRIADRCFKVKDFMTFQFLQWFLNEQREEEYVARRILELFDVIGEEGTGRWQIDKTIPSVSYTE
- the mgrA gene encoding L-glyceraldehyde 3-phosphate reductase gives rise to the protein MSYQPSSTRYDLMKYRRCGNSGLKLPALSLGLWHNFGYIDVIENSRRILHTAFDNGVTHFDLANNYGPPPGSAEENFGRILRDDFRACRDELIISTKAGYTMWEGPYGDWGSRKYLISSLDQSLKRMGLEYVDIFYHHRPDPETPLEETMQALDYIVRSGKALYAGISNYPAEKAKEAIAVLKKLGTPCLIHQPKYSMFERWIEGGLLNVLDEEGVGCIPFSPLAQGMLTNKYLDGIPAGSRASRGVFLKESDLSEKRLTQIYKLNELALQRDQSLAQMALAWVLKDPRVTSVLIGASKPQQVTDSLKCLENLTFSEDELNSIERILKH